AATGCCAGTAACTTTCTCCTGCACACGGCCATCTGGATAGATGATGAATTCTAACGTTTCCATTATGCTAGGGGAATGGCGAGAACATACACCGAGGGTTGACCGTTGACGGTTGACCGTTGACTGTTAACCGACAACTAACAACCGATCATCCTTTTGTTGATTGGCCGTTTGACTCGAAATGTCCGTACATCAATTTTGACGAATCGATCAGAAACGAGTCACAACTTAACAAAAGTTATTAATACTTGAAGCAGTAGGTCAATTATATGTTAACTTTATCCTAAATTTTCAATCCCAGTCTTAAGAAAATCCTCGGAAACCTCTATAATCTGGGGAGGACTATTGATGAGCTTTTTTTCTATAGCAATCTGCTTTGAGGTTGTAACATTTTATCGTAGGGGTGGCGTCCCTCCCATTGGTGTCAACTTAAGTCATAATGCCCTGAACTAAAGTTCGGGCTAAAAGCTAAAGTCATCTAAAGATGACTAAGATCATTCTCCATTAACCCGTTTTAACGGGTTTAAGCTTTGAGCCTGAAATTTATTTCAAGGCTTTTGGCGCGATTGTTGACACCAATGCGTCCCTCCCAACCCAGGCGCAAAGAGGGTTGGGAGGGACGCCACCCCTACAGTGAGGATTTGTTCTATAATCTCTCTAATCGCTATCGCGCCGTTAACACCCCAAACCGTTATGCAGCTTGCTCCTAAACCTCTGACTGATAAAACTTTAACTCCACCCCAAACCGAAAGGATTATTTTAGATGTGGGGGGAATGCAGTGTGCTGGATGTGTTAAAGCGGTGGAACGTCAACTCATCCAACAACCGGGGGTAATTTCTGCTTCTGTGAATTTAGCGACAGAAGTAGCAACGGTTGAATGCGAAGCGAACCAAATTAAACCAGAAAATCTGGCTGAAATTTTAACAAATACCGGGTTTCCCAGCCAACCTCGTAATTTAACCTCCTCCGCTACGGACAAATTAAAGGCGTTACAAGAGCGACATCGCCAAGACATGGGAAAACAAATTCAACGCATTGTTACCTGTGGTCTGTTATTATTATTATCAAGTATTGGGCATTTACATCATTTTGGCTTTCCCCATATTCCCCTTCTCAGTAATATTTGGTTTCATTGGGGACTGGCTACAATTGCGTTATTATTTCCGGCGCGTTCTATTATTATTGATGGGGGGCGCAGTTTATTAAATAATGCTCCCAATATGAATACATTGGTGGGACTGGGAACGCTCACGGCTTATTTAACCAGTTTTGTGGCGCTATTATTTCCCCAATTAGGTTGGGAATGTTTCTTTGATGAACCCGTGATGTTATTGGGGTTTATTTTATTAGGAAAAACCCTAGAACAGCACGCTCGACAACGAGCCGCCACCGCCTTTCAATCTTTAATTGCTTTACAACCCACCACCGCCCGTTTAATCCCCCCTCAATCTCAAGATAATTCAATTTTGAATAGTGTAGAAATTCCCTCCGAACAAGTCAAAGTTGGGGAATGGTTACAAGTATTACCCGGTGAAAAAATACCCGTTGATGGCGAAATTCGGTTTGGAACAACCACCGTCGATGAATCGATGTTAACGGGGGAATCGATGCCAATTTTAAAACAAATTGATGATAGTATTTCAGCCGGAACGATTAATCAGTCGGGAGTGATTTTAATCGAAGCAACCCGCACGGGTTCTGATACTATTTTAGCACAAATTGTACAATTAGTAGAAACCGCCCAAACTCGCAAAGCTCCCATACAGAAATTAGCGGATACAGTTGCGGGATATTTTACTTATTTTGTAATGACTTTAGCGAGTTTAACCTTTTTATTTTGGTATGGTTTAGGAACTCGGATTTGGTCAGATGTAATCCCCTTAGCCGGGGTGGAAATAGCGACAAATGCTCCTTTATTATTAAGTTTAAAATTAGCAATTGCGGTATTAGTCATTGCTTGTCCCTGTGCGTTAGGATTAGCAACACCCACTGCTATTTTAGTGGGTTCGGGAATGGGTGCAGAAAGGGGATTATTAATTAAAGGCGGGGATATTTTAGAACGAGTCCATCAACTGAATACGATTGTTTTTGATAAGACCGGAACCTTAACCACAGGTTCTCCCACAGTAACAGATTGTATTTCAATTTCTGAGTTATCTCCCCAAGAAATATTACAGTTATCTGCAACAGTAGAACAAGGTTCAAATCATCCTATTTCTCAAGGGATTTTAACAGCAGCTAAACAGCAGAATTTACCCTTATTAACCGCATCGGATTTTCAAACAAAACCGGGGTTAGGGGTATCGGCTATTATCGATAATCAAATAATATTTGTCGGGAATTTAGCCGGATTAATTGAATCTAATATTATTCCTCCTCAACCCTTACCCGAATTTTTAGGAAAAACCATAGTTTATATCGCTATTGACGGTAAAGTTATGGGGTTGATGGCAATGAGTGACCCCCTGAAAAGTGATTCTAAATTAACCGTTGAACAGTTAAAAAACATGGGGTTAAGGGTAATATTATTAACAGGCGATCGCCAATCCGTTGCTGAAGCGATCGCATCTGAGTTAAACTTACAATCAGAGGATATTTTTGCCGAAGTTCGACCCGAAGGCAAAGTTAATGTGATTCAAACTTTACAACAACAGGGTGAAGTTGTAGCAATGGTGGGAGATGGAATTAACGATGCACCCGCCTTAGCACAAGCTGATATTGGTATTGGGTTACAAACAGGAACAGATGTGGCGAATGAAACGGCAGATATTGTA
This genomic window from Planktothrix serta PCC 8927 contains:
- a CDS encoding heavy metal translocating P-type ATPase; this encodes MQLAPKPLTDKTLTPPQTERIILDVGGMQCAGCVKAVERQLIQQPGVISASVNLATEVATVECEANQIKPENLAEILTNTGFPSQPRNLTSSATDKLKALQERHRQDMGKQIQRIVTCGLLLLLSSIGHLHHFGFPHIPLLSNIWFHWGLATIALLFPARSIIIDGGRSLLNNAPNMNTLVGLGTLTAYLTSFVALLFPQLGWECFFDEPVMLLGFILLGKTLEQHARQRAATAFQSLIALQPTTARLIPPQSQDNSILNSVEIPSEQVKVGEWLQVLPGEKIPVDGEIRFGTTTVDESMLTGESMPILKQIDDSISAGTINQSGVILIEATRTGSDTILAQIVQLVETAQTRKAPIQKLADTVAGYFTYFVMTLASLTFLFWYGLGTRIWSDVIPLAGVEIATNAPLLLSLKLAIAVLVIACPCALGLATPTAILVGSGMGAERGLLIKGGDILERVHQLNTIVFDKTGTLTTGSPTVTDCISISELSPQEILQLSATVEQGSNHPISQGILTAAKQQNLPLLTASDFQTKPGLGVSAIIDNQIIFVGNLAGLIESNIIPPQPLPEFLGKTIVYIAIDGKVMGLMAMSDPLKSDSKLTVEQLKNMGLRVILLTGDRQSVAEAIASELNLQSEDIFAEVRPEGKVNVIQTLQQQGEVVAMVGDGINDAPALAQADIGIGLQTGTDVANETADIVLMRNSLMDIVDSIQLSRATFNKIRQNLFWAFGYNIVAIPLAAGFLFPKFGILLSPSTAGALMALSSVTVVTNSLLLRRQVQR